The following proteins are encoded in a genomic region of Pseudomonadota bacterium:
- a CDS encoding type II toxin-antitoxin system Phd/YefM family antitoxin, producing MTTLTVSEARAKLYKLLDETASSHEPIQITGKRNNAVMIGEDDWRAIQETLYLLSIPKMRESIRKGLKTPVDKCSKELKW from the coding sequence ATGACAACATTAACAGTCAGTGAAGCAAGAGCAAAACTGTATAAACTGCTGGACGAAACAGCTTCATCGCATGAGCCCATCCAGATTACAGGAAAAAGAAACAATGCTGTCATGATTGGTGAAGATGACTGGCGGGCAATACAGGAAACTCTATACTTGCTCTCAATCCCAAAGATGAGAGAATCAATTCGGAAAGGACTAAAGACCCCTGTTGATAAATGCAGCAAGGAACTCAAGTGGTAA
- a CDS encoding Txe/YoeB family addiction module toxin, which produces MQQGTQVVNWQLVFTKQAMRDAKKLAKTGLRSKTEPLLDILSKDPFQQPPPFERLVGDLEGAYSRRINIQYRLVYQVLPDIRTVKVIRMWTHYE; this is translated from the coding sequence ATGCAGCAAGGAACTCAAGTGGTAAATTGGCAACTTGTTTTCACCAAGCAAGCCATGAGAGATGCCAAAAAACTTGCAAAAACAGGTCTTCGTTCAAAAACTGAACCCCTTTTGGATATTCTGAGCAAAGACCCGTTCCAGCAGCCGCCTCCTTTTGAGCGATTAGTCGGTGATTTAGAAGGAGCTTATTCTCGTCGTATTAATATTCAGTATCGTCTTGTGTATCAAGTTCTGCCAGACATTAGAACTGTAAAGGTGATTCGCATGTGGACCCATTATGAATAA